The DNA segment CTGGCCAAGTCCATGAGCTCTCAGTTGAAATACTGGATTGGGGAGTACATTTTATAATAATATATTAAAAGCATAGATTTTCATATTGTATGATGTATTATATGTTGATCTATAAACTGAATGATTTAATTAATAATTAAATTACAGTCAAAGACTCTCAACTTACTTTCATTGTTGATGCAGCTACAGCACTATGTTATCTTTAATAAACATGTACTAATGTTCTTATGCTGCTCTGttgccattttgtttttgttggtgACTGGGGCAGTGGCTCCCAAGGGCACAATGGTGTGCTGTGAAGACCCTCAAGTGTCCtgtgaaaaagattcaaaattcatATAATTAAACTAAAATTAACTTTCCTCTTCAGCTCTGCAGTTGGCGTCTACAAGAACCGACAAATTAGGGAGAGGCAatagcctaatggtattatcgctaaactattaatccagaaactcagcggatGTTTGGGGGGACCCGAGCTCGAATcctgccatagcagatggtggaatttgaattcaataaaaaatatctggaattaagaatctactgatgaccatgaaaccattgccgattgttggaaaaacccatctggttcactaatgtcctttagggaaggaaatctgccatccttacctggtctggcctacatgtgactccagagccacagcaatgtggttgactcccaactgccctccaagcgtaactaggaatgggcaataaatgctggccagccagtgacacccatgtcccacaaataaattttaaaaatgaatcttgGGCCACCCGTGCATGTGCTAGCTGGAAAAGAGCTGCACATGCGTGGTTTAGATTTTTTGATGCATACCAATggcacttggagctgaagacaaaagaTCACATGCGCCTGCACAAAAAGCGAGAACTCAAAAAGGAtgcaaaaaccctgggagaagtaagagacagggagagtttgAAAAAAACAAGCGAGCAGAtagggagaagttaaaaacaaagttcccagtaagggaagaagacagagaaaataggaggtgtgccTCAAAATGTTTTTATGGTATGGAGGTGTGCAATGACATATAAAAGGTTGGCAAGCACTGGTCTAGGGTCACCTTAATTTCCAAGTGTTAAAATGAGGTTGCATTGGAGGATAATCTGGAGAGCCCTgccctaaattctggaattccatccgtaaacctctgcatctctctctctcctttaagacgctccttaaaacctaacacTTTAGCCAAGCTATGCTAATAATCTTCATTggtagctcagtgtcaaatttgttTGGTAATGCTGTCACTGCAGGGCACCCAGAGATGCTTCTCCCTGTTCAAGGTGCTGCCTAAATGCAAGGACTTGCTTCCACACAAACACTGGTGATGACGAAGAGTCACCCAAACTCGAaggtctgatgaagggtcatccagacacaaaacattggctggaatcttACTGCCATTCAtgtcagcgggattttcccatcccaccacagtgaatggagatttggctggccgccaaattcaccaatcttgctgcagcaggagcgtggcgtgaacggccggtcaGATCGTtcccattagctctgttctctctccgcagatgctgccggaccagcTAAGGTTTTCCAGCGTTCTGTGTTTTCGCTTCAGATTCCAGTGTCCACAGctggccgcacggtggcacagtaattagcactgctgtctcgcagcgccagggacctgggtttgacttcCATCttaggtgactgtgcggaatctgcatgttctctgtgggtggaattttcctgtcctgcccaccatgggaatcatatcgggtggggggggggggggggtggcgggcagggaagagtgggggtgggggggtggaccatacaaaggtccattgacctccagcaggattttctggtcttgggggcaagggtggctggaaaatcccaccttctgtgtctgcgtgggtttcctccagctgctccagtttcctcccacaaattatagaaaccctacagtgtagaaggaggtaatttggccctttgagtctgcaccgatgacaatcccacctcggccctatccccgtaaccccacatatttaccccgctaatccctctaacctctgcatcctgggacactaaggggcaatttagcacggccaatgcacctaacccacacatctttggactgtgggagggaaccagagcacccggaggaaacccacggagacaccgggagaatgtgcaaactccacacagacagtgacccaagcccggaattgaaccctggtccctgctgtgaggcaagcagtgctaaccactgtgccacccaagtccgaaagatgtgctggttaggtggattggccctgttaaattctccctcagtgtacccgaacaggcaccagattgcggcaaccaggggattttcacagtaacttcattgcagtgttaatgtaatcctacttgtgacactagtaaataaacttttgaactaTTTTGGTtgaatgtgctggtgtgtgtgagacacagagcccGCCTCCTCGCTCTTTTGATTGGGTGGGTTGCTGGGCAGTGTTGGGATTGCTGGAGGCGGCTGCTGCTGTGAGGATGTTGCCGGGCTCGGCTGCCAGTGCCCAGGGGAGTTCCCAGTGGGACTGGTTCTGGTGGGAGGAGGTGTCGGACGGATTATACCTGATCCGCGAGAGCTTCTTGGAGCCGGGGAAGGGGGCCAACATCTGGCTGGTGCAGGGCTCGCAGCGAGACCTGCTGATCGACACGGGCCTGGGCCTGAAGGACCTGCGCAGTTACCTGCGCTCGGCCGGCCTGGTCGGCAGCAAGCCGCTGCTGGCCGTGGTCACCCACATCCACTTCGAGCACTCGGGAGGCCTGCACCACTTCGACAGGGTGGCGGTGCACAGGGCCGAGGCCGGCGCCTTGGCGCGGGGCAACAACTTCGAGACGGCCACTTGGCTGTCCGGCTCGGCCATTAAAAGGTCCCCTGGGCGGGGCTGGAGCGCCAGACATTATAGAGTAATATCTGTGCAGCCCGACAGGATACTAGACCATGGTAAATGTTTCCGCGTTGGTAACCACTAACCCTGCCAAGACTGGCATTGATGTGGGAGATTTAACAGGGACCAACCAGGGCCAGACTTGCTGCTCCTGGTGTACTCAGTAATTATCTGTGTCTGTAACATGAGCCCCCAATATAGACCAGGGAGGGGACAGGCTTAATTTTTAATTCATcctgagttggggggaggggatgtctCAGTATTCATGATGTGAGTGTTCCTTACTTTAAAAAAAGAGTTTGCCCTTGATTGCTATTCGGTAACTGCACTGGAAATCAAAAGAGCGAGAAGGCGggctctgtgtctctcacacacaccagcacGTACAACCAAAAtagttcaaaagtttatttactagtgtcacaagagatgggtgagatcctgaatgaatatttctcatctctGGATAAGGACATAGTCTGATTCAGATGCCATGATAATACCTGTGATAAAATGGGATGCTCATTCTGTCAAATGACCTGGAGATGCTGTTGTGCTTGTGAAACAGTAGTATCATGGCCATTACTATTCACACCAAGTTACTAACCACTTGGCTTCCCTTCCTATCTCTTGTGTTAGTTGATACTATTAATTGTTCTCTCTCATCAGATATGGTTTCCCATTCCCTAAAATCCTCCAGTATCTTAGTGCAATTGTCCGGCTGGTTGAGTCTGCCTTCACCTTGTTCCATTAtcaatggcaaggccagcatttattcctcattcctaattgctcttgggaaATTGATGGTGAGCGGCCTTCTTAAAATGCTGCAAtttgtattttttattcatttatgggatgaggacttcactggctgggccaacgtttattgcccgtCCTTAGTAGTCCTtgggatggtggtgagctgccttcttgaactgcagagctgttcatgattttgacccagcaacagtgaaggaacagcaatatatttctaagtcaggacggtgagtgacaatgggaacctccaggtggtggtgttccctgatatctgctgcttttgtccaaGGTGGCAGTGGTTGtcaatttggaaagtgctgcctaaggaatcttggtgagttcctgcagtgtatcttgtagatggtacacacagctgccactattCATCAGTGGTAGAGGGATTAACTGTTTGAGGAAGGGATAGAAATCAAGagcgctgctttgtcctgaatgctgttgagcttcttgagtgttgctggagctgcacatgTCCtaacaagtggagagcattctatTGTAAaaaaacagtacaacacaggaacaggccctttggcccaccaagtctgtgccaacacttgtgcctctctaatctaatattttcttgcctgtaTGTGGTCCATAGCCCTCCATTCTTtgcttattcatgtatctatctagaCGCCTCTTGAATGCAGCTATAGACACCGCCTCCTCTAGCAGCGTTTACCACACACACTgtatgaaaaacttgccccttacatctcttttaaacttgccccctctcactttcaatctatgcctccgagtaattgacacttcgactctggggaaaagactctgactgtccactctatccaagcctatcataaccaggtccccctcatcctccaatgctccaatgaaaacaatcttaagtttgttcaacctttcttcatagtccatatcctccaaaccaggcaacatcctgataaatctcttctgcaccctttcaaatgtatcaacgtccttccggtagtgcggcgaccagaattgtaaacagtactccaaatgcggcctaaccaaagtcttatacagctgcaacatgattttccaatttctatactcaaggccccgactgatgaaggtcagcatgccatacctcttcttaaccaccttgtccacctgagttgccaccttcagggaactgtggatctgcacacttagatccctctgtatgctaataattCTAAggtctctaccatttactgtatatgttccttctgcagtagaccttccaaattgcatcatctcacatttgtatacgttaaattccatctgccatctttgagCCCAGATCTCCAGCTGActtataccctgctgtatcctctgagaatcctcctcactatctgttactcccccaatttttgtatcatctgcaaatttactaatcagaccacttacattttactccaaatcatttatatatattacaaacaacagaggtcccagcactgatccgatcccatatgacttcaccttctgtattagCCTGcaatgaggaaccttatcgaaggctttactaaagtccatgtatacaacatccactgcctgccgtggtcaatttttcttgtcacttcctcaaagaactcaatcaaatttgcgagacacgacctctccttcacaaaaccatgttgcctgtcgctaataagcctattttcttccagatgtgagtacatcctgtccctaagaatcttctccaataatttctgtaccactgatgtaagacttACAGtactgtaatttcccggattgtttcttctgcccttcttaaacagaggaacaatgttagctactctgcAAACCTCTGGcacctcgcccgtggctaaaaaggatacaaagatttggccaaggcctcagcaatttcttccccctctcagtattctgggataagccctacctggccctggggacttgcctaccttaatgtttttcaaaacctccaatacctctttTATTTCAACATGTCGTAGAATGTCAACATTCCTTTATACACTCGCCattcaccacatccttctcctttgtgagtactgatgcaaagtacttgttaaAGACCTcacctggctccacacacaaattacctccactgtccttgaatgGACCCACCCTTTACTTAGCTACCctcttatatatgcataaaaagccttgggattctccttaatcctgcctgccaaggacatttcacggccccttttagccctcctaacttcctgtttaagctctttcctgttcTCTTTGTACTCGTCAAGAGTCTT comes from the Mustelus asterias chromosome 6, sMusAst1.hap1.1, whole genome shotgun sequence genome and includes:
- the mblac2 gene encoding acyl-coenzyme A thioesterase MBLAC2; amino-acid sequence: MLPGSAASAQGSSQWDWFWWEEVSDGLYLIRESFLEPGKGANIWLVQGSQRDLLIDTGLGLKDLRSYLRSAGLVGSKPLLAVVTHIHFEHSGGLHHFDRVAVHRAEAGALARGNNFETATWLSGSAIKRSPGRGWSARHYRVISVQPDRILDHGDIINLGNRQLTVLHMPGHSRGSICFHDQENRILFSGDVVYDGCMVDWLPSSNISDYIQTCKRLMTLVDNDLVIQVLPGHFDPFDAERLYRLASSYIANAGVCHKILSCATKCIVCLALWLRNYGR